A single Gimesia sp. DNA region contains:
- a CDS encoding ATP-binding protein: MKRLIENAQEGGKATLLVIQGVDLGTRFQLGTDPASVGRGVRNEIRILDTEASRQHATISFKNGSYIITDQNSSNGTMVNGTQVQSARLSNGDHIQIGRSLLLFSSQAIDEDSRYMAEKIDLISNEDSNQSSITHEVNHEFDSMVLDTADVSGIVQQQDVQNDLQALYRIAEAAVSPTISQEELLKRILDLTINTVAADRGCMLITDPQSGDIQPQIFSSRAEKKSGARMPVSHSIVDYVLNKKQGVRTSDAQRDQRFEGGRSILQAGIREAMCVPMQGRHELMGVIYVDTTTSHPEALLKNGAVEKFSEEHLRLLVAIGRQSALAIENYRFQNAMLKAERFAAMGQTIATLSHHIKNILQGVRGGSYLIDMGLNKSEEDLVRKGWNIVEKNQNKIYHLVMDMLTFSTERKPALEPGSINTPVKDVHELMQARAEECGVQLKCELDPELPESVFDHEGLHRAILNIVINAIDAVEGLEQGIVLLETRYLAKPDQILIMVSDNGPGIPADQISKIFNLFESTKGARGTGIGLAVSQKIIREHGGEISIESEAGKGSRFTLTVPRLDEDHPHATLSNI, translated from the coding sequence ATGAAAAGGCTGATAGAAAACGCACAAGAGGGGGGCAAAGCGACCCTGCTGGTTATCCAGGGAGTGGACCTCGGAACCCGCTTCCAACTGGGAACAGATCCTGCCAGTGTGGGGAGAGGAGTGCGAAACGAGATCCGGATCCTGGATACCGAAGCCTCCCGTCAGCACGCTACGATCTCCTTCAAGAACGGCTCCTACATCATCACCGACCAGAACAGTTCCAATGGAACAATGGTCAACGGGACCCAGGTTCAATCCGCCCGGCTCAGTAACGGCGATCATATCCAGATCGGACGCAGTCTGCTGCTGTTCTCCAGTCAGGCGATCGACGAAGACTCCCGCTACATGGCGGAAAAGATCGACCTGATCAGCAACGAGGATTCAAATCAGTCCAGCATTACCCATGAAGTCAATCACGAGTTTGACTCTATGGTGCTGGACACAGCAGATGTCTCCGGAATTGTCCAGCAGCAGGATGTGCAAAACGACCTGCAGGCTCTGTACCGCATCGCAGAAGCCGCGGTCAGCCCGACCATTTCACAGGAAGAACTACTCAAGCGCATCCTGGACCTGACCATCAATACGGTCGCCGCAGATCGGGGTTGCATGTTGATCACCGACCCGCAATCGGGTGATATCCAACCCCAGATCTTCAGCAGTCGTGCCGAGAAAAAGTCCGGCGCACGCATGCCCGTTTCCCACAGTATTGTCGATTACGTGCTCAACAAAAAACAGGGGGTCCGCACCTCAGACGCGCAGCGCGATCAGCGATTTGAAGGGGGCCGCAGTATCCTGCAGGCAGGCATTCGCGAAGCCATGTGCGTTCCTATGCAGGGCCGCCATGAACTGATGGGCGTCATCTACGTCGACACGACGACTTCTCATCCCGAAGCCCTGCTCAAAAACGGGGCCGTCGAAAAATTCAGCGAAGAACACCTGAGACTGCTGGTCGCCATCGGTCGTCAGTCCGCCTTGGCCATCGAAAACTACCGCTTCCAGAATGCGATGTTGAAAGCGGAACGCTTTGCCGCCATGGGTCAGACCATCGCCACCCTGAGCCACCATATCAAGAACATCCTGCAAGGGGTTCGTGGCGGAAGTTACCTGATCGACATGGGACTCAACAAGTCTGAGGAAGACCTCGTCCGCAAAGGTTGGAACATTGTCGAGAAGAACCAGAACAAAATCTATCATCTGGTGATGGACATGTTGACCTTCAGCACCGAACGCAAGCCGGCCCTCGAACCAGGTTCCATCAATACGCCAGTCAAAGACGTGCATGAACTGATGCAGGCGCGTGCCGAAGAGTGCGGCGTTCAGTTGAAATGCGAACTGGACCCGGAACTGCCGGAAAGCGTATTCGACCACGAAGGCCTTCATCGCGCGATCCTGAATATTGTCATCAACGCCATCGATGCCGTCGAAGGTTTGGAGCAGGGAATCGTTCTATTGGAAACCCGCTACCTCGCGAAACCCGATCAGATCCTGATCATGGTCTCCGACAATGGCCCCGGCATCCCCGCGGATCAGATCAGTAAAATCTTCAACCTGTTCGAATCCACCAAGGGCGCCCGCGGCACTGGTATCGGCCTGGCGGTCAGCCAGAAAATCATCC
- a CDS encoding superoxide dismutase, with protein MSYSLPDLPYAYDALEPHIDARTMEIHHTKHHQAYITKANAALEGHSDLASKSIEDLMSDLSAVPEDIRTAIRNNGGGHANHSLFWTIMSPNGGGTPSGELGDDINATFGSFDAFKEQFANAAATRFGSGWAWLSVDGGKLVVESTPNQDTPLSEGHTPILGLDVWEHAYYLNYQNKRPDYISAFFNVINWDEVAKRYAAAKG; from the coding sequence ATGTCTTACTCACTTCCTGACCTGCCCTATGCCTACGATGCCCTGGAACCTCACATCGATGCCCGCACGATGGAGATCCACCACACCAAGCACCACCAGGCTTACATCACCAAAGCCAACGCTGCCCTCGAAGGCCACAGCGACCTGGCTTCCAAGTCCATCGAAGACCTGATGAGCGACCTGAGCGCCGTTCCTGAAGATATCCGTACTGCCATCCGCAACAACGGTGGCGGACACGCAAACCACAGCCTGTTCTGGACCATCATGTCCCCCAACGGCGGTGGAACACCCAGCGGTGAGCTCGGCGATGACATCAACGCCACTTTCGGCAGCTTCGATGCCTTCAAAGAACAGTTCGCCAATGCTGCAGCCACCCGTTTCGGTTCCGGCTGGGCCTGGCTCTCTGTCGATGGCGGTAAACTGGTCGTCGAAAGCACTCCCAACCAGGACACACCACTCTCAGAAGGTCACACCCCGATTCTGGGACTGGACGTCTGGGAACACGCATACTACCTAAACTACCAGAACAAGCGTCCTGACTACATCTCCGCATTTTTCAATGTGATTAACTGGGATGAAGTCGCTAAACGCTATGCGGCTGCCAAAGGTTAA